One Streptomyces sp. CG4 genomic window, AGTGCGTCGATGTTCGCGCCCGCGTACGTCGACCAGGTAAGGCCGGTCGCGGACAGGAAGAGGAAGCCGGCGGCGGTCCACACCCCGACGGCGCCGTGCAGGCCGAGGGTGCGGCGCCGTCCGCGGGTCCCGCGGACCCTGCGCAGGGCGCGGCGGCGGGAGAACCAGAGCACCAGCCCGCCGACGGTGATCACCCACAGCCAGCTGGCGGCGAGTTCGCTGTAGAGGCGGCCGGTGTCGCCGAGGTGCAGATCGCGGTGGAGTCCGTCGATCCAGGTGCGCAGGGGCAGCGCACCGGTCGAGCCGTACTGTTCGAGCGCGCCGCGCACCCGGCCGGTGTAGGGGTCGACGAATACGGCGAGGGTGCGTTCGGGGTCGACGCCTTTGACGCCGGAGAGCAGCACGCGGGTGGTGGCGCCGGCCTCGGGTGCGGGGCGTACGGCCGCGACGGTGCCCTCGGGATGGGCCTTGCGGGCGGCCGCGACCTGGGTGGACAGGGGCAGTTCGGTCCGCTCGACGGGGACGGTCAGCTCATGGCCGTAGAGGAGTTTCTCGGCCTGGAACGAGCCCGCGTACAGCAGTCCGGTGACGGCGGCGACCAGCAGGAAGGGGGCGACGAACACGCCGGCGTAGAAGTGCAGGCGCAGGACGAGCGGGCGCAGGGGTGCCCAGCGGCCGCGGGCCGCGGGTGGGGACGCCTCGGCCGGGGCGGTGGAGGGAGCGGTGGTCATGGAGAGGCTGCTCCGGGGGCTCGGTGCGGAAGAGCTGGCGGTCCAGTGGTCGGACCGC contains:
- a CDS encoding PepSY-associated TM helix domain-containing protein translates to MTTAPSTAPAEASPPAARGRWAPLRPLVLRLHFYAGVFVAPFLLVAAVTGLLYAGSFQAEKLLYGHELTVPVERTELPLSTQVAAARKAHPEGTVAAVRPAPEAGATTRVLLSGVKGVDPERTLAVFVDPYTGRVRGALEQYGSTGALPLRTWIDGLHRDLHLGDTGRLYSELAASWLWVITVGGLVLWFSRRRALRRVRGTRGRRRTLGLHGAVGVWTAAGFLFLSATGLTWSTYAGANIDALRTSLGQATPSVSASVAGGAHEGHGTAAGSGGGAEHGVGLDRVLAAARAKGLSDPVEIVPPADEHSAYVVRQIQRTWPEKQDSVAVDPATGKVTDELRFADFPVLAKLTRWGIDLHSGVLFGLVNQIALALLALALILLIMWGYRMWWQRGRGSAFGRPVPRGAWAEVPPYLLVPALAAIAVLGYFVPLLGIPLAAFLTVDVVLGEIAHRRGRRTYGRATAAQEHGGDAVK